From the genome of Brachionichthys hirsutus isolate HB-005 chromosome 9, CSIRO-AGI_Bhir_v1, whole genome shotgun sequence:
atgaagatggtgcagcagagacagagtctgGTGTCAACATGCCGATTATAATCTCcgtggttggagcagcagactttgacctgctgatctctaacagctctcacgtaTCTGTCAGCCGTGATGAGGGAGGTGAAACGAGCAGAACAGATGTTGAGATTGAGCCCCAGTTTCAAACCCAGGGAAGAAATAACACAAGTaagaagccatatgtttgtacattatgtaacaagggttacacaaaacacacaagcttaaaagtccacatgaggatccacactggtgagaagccctatgaatgtaaaacatgtagGAAACAATTCAGACAGAAAGGTCACTTTATtgatcacatgagaatccacactgctgagaagccctttgactgtaaaacatgtgggaaacaattcatacgaaaatctggtttgaaagtccacatgagaatccacactggtgagaagccctatgaatgtaaaacatgtgggaaacaattcatacaaaaatctggtttgaaagtccacatgagaatccacactggtgagaagccctttgactgtaaaacatgtgggaaacaattcatacaaaaatctggtttgaaagtccacatgagaatccacactggtgagaagccctttgactgtaaaacatgtgggaaacaattcagatgGAAAGGTCACTTTATtggtcacatgagaatccacacaggagagaagccctttgactgtaaaacatgtgggaaacaattcatacaaaaatctgatttgaaagtccacatgagaatccacactggtgagaagccctttgactgtaaaacatgtgggaaacaattcagatgGAAAGGTCACTTTATtggtcacatgagaatccacacaggagagaagccctttgactgtaaaacatgtgggaaacaattcagagaCAAAAGTAACTTTATtactcacatgagaatccacactggtgagaagccctttgactgtaaaacatgtgggaaacaattcatacaaaaatctgatttgaaagtccacatgagaatccacactggtgagaagccctatgaatgtaaaacatgtgggaaacaattcagatgGAAAGGTCACTTTATtggtcacatgagaatccacacaggagagaagccctttgactgtaaaacatgtgggaaacaattcagagaCAAAAGTAACTTTATtactcacatgagaatccacactggtgagaagccctttgactgtaaaacatgtgggaaacaattcatacaaaaatctggtttgaaagtccacatgagaatccacactggtgagaagccctttgactgtaaaacatgtgggaaacaattcagatgGAAAGGTCACTTTATtggtcacatgagaatccacacaggagagaagccctttgactgtaaaacatgtgggaaacaattcatacaaaaatctgatttgaaagtccacatgagaatccacactggtgagaagccctatgaatgtaaaacatgtgggaaacaattcagatgGAAAGGTCACTTTATtggtcacatgagaatccacactggtgagaagccctttgactgtaaaacatgtgggaaacaattcagagaCAAAAGTAACTTTATtactcacatgagaatccacactggtgagaagccctgtATTCAAAACGGTCAAATACAGTAAAAGTGCTCGGGTATTACTTTTataattgaaatatttattttgcagtaCTGTACTTTATATTGTTAATATAGATTGCTACTTTATTAGAATTATGAGGGGGGATTTTCCACATTGTCTCTACTCAATAGATATGTGGGTGAATAGAAGTAGGATGTCTCCCCTCAAAATGAACCCAGGTATTGCATGTGTGCAACACATCTGTAGGACTGGGAGCAAGTCAGGACATGATCAGAATGAAGTTAGAGGAAATGTTTCTCATCAGTCATGGACTTCCAGTCAAATGTGACGCGTTCTCTCGCAATGATGATGACACCAGAACTCTGAATGAGCCGTTGTGACTCACTGACAACACGCAAGATAAGTAGGAAGTAAGTGAATAGGAATGTTATTGTGGTTCAATGAATCTCGTCGTTTTTTTCCCCAACCGTGTTCAATATTTCTAAAGTGGGTTAGACTGCCTGTGTTTGCAgatttgtttacttttttaaGAATCATATGAACATTTTTTGTTGGTAACAGGAAGTGCActggtgaaataaaaacagaacatgGTCATTATCTTATTAaaacagtaatttatttttgactgaaaaCTAAAATTGTCTGAACAGCACATTATAAGGGCATCGTTAAGATATTTTCTCCAAGGCTCAGTGATTACTTTCACACAGTACACACTTGGCATGTACACAGCATCTCCTTCAAACAATAGACAGCAAAGAAAACCCACTAACTAGAGAAGACATAAGCCCATTCTCAACGaagaatataattattatttttttttacattaaatcaaGGAGTCCATCCAGTGGACAGATGACTGATTGTACAATTACCAAGCATTTTGGTTTGGTTGTAAGCCACAGAGAAAGAAACCGGATCGCCTGATGACAGCAGACGGCGGCACAGGAGGCACGAAAGACGCGACACAGAcaagacatcccataatatgcTCATTATCGACAGAGTTCCAGCTTGTGTGAAATGTTCCGTTTtcattgcttcttttttttgcaggtaaTATTTGTTATTCTTTGTAAACAAAGTGTTGGTAGATTACAATCAAAATCTaaatgttgcattcattaaatacattaaaacctgtaatgtgcatgtgaaatttaacatttatacagAATCAGAAAGATGGCTCCTTTTCTGACTACTACTTTGTGCACAAGGCCACTCCCCCAATCCAACAGAAACATCTTGGCATTTATTTCTTCTTAACCCACCTCCGAACTTTCACAGATCCTTTCACATCAGCATTCATAGATGTGTCAACAGAAAATAAGagtgctaaaaataaaaagcatgagGTAAGAAAGTGGTTTGTCTATAGATCATGCAGAACAtgcaaaacagacaaaaaaaatagagcGAGAATGAGAGGGTAGGAAAAAAGTAcgtgtgcatttaaaaatggGGGGGAGAAAAATGACCTTACACAGCTTTGCATCTTTGGTTAGAAAGAAGGTCAAACGATTTTCACAGCTTTGCATCCCCCAACCCGATCCCCAATTAAttgttatttgtttgtattgacaaaatgtctttaaaaaaaaaaaaaaagtaaattaatcgttttctttttcaaaacaTCCCATCACATCTGAACAACAGAAATTCTCCGATACAAACTGTCCTTGGTCTTAATACTTTACACTTtacaaaatatacattcaaCCTGGATTTCACCTAACACACGCTCGGCTTTAGTGTTAGCACTATTTCATGAGAAGAAACGCTTCGACTGGACCATTATTGCCTACTTACTGAGATCTAATTGTTGCAAATTTAATACCTGACAGATTCTAAAATAccgaaagacagagagagagagagattcttttctttttaatgagtATCTACTTGATATTGTTCATTTATAGTTTGAAAATAGCAgccctgaaataaataaacgcaAATACTAAAACTGAACTAATGAGAAAGAATGATTCATGTCAAAGTATTGTGGCTCTGAGGAAACGACACAAGCTTCTGTTGCAGCATATAACGAGTCGAGGCGACCGCTGGCGCCCCCCTCTGCACTGGAGGGCAAATCCTctaccccccacccacccccccaccatTAATCTTTTAGCTTTCTTGCGGCCTACCACAGGGATAGAATAGACTTTTCAATGGGTGGCAGGTATCTTAATAACGCGAAGGCCTGATGGCAgcaacatgcacacactgacGAATGGATCTCGGTGTAAACGAAGATGCCGCCGTTGTTGGTTTCTCCTCAAACGGAGCGCACTGAATGCCTCTCGCTTTATCAAGCTGTGGGAAGCGACCGTCTTTACCACTCCCGTGAGCGGGCGGGGTATGATAGAGTGTgtactgggaggggggggtggggggggtcacgctgATGTTATGTTGGGCTGATGGGGCACACTCTGACTCCCCTCGTGGCGTACCAAGGGAGTGTCGTTATTGTGTGAGGCGAGGGAGCGGCGTTGCTGCTGCGGCGACGCGCTGCCGTTGCCCTGGTTGTTCTGACAGGACAGCTGGCCGAGCTGGTCCGAGTTCGCCAGCGACTTCAGCACGGCGTTCTCACGCTCCAGCGCCGAGTTCCTCTCGTACAGCTCCTTGATGTGTTCTTTcaacacctccacctcctcgcgGACAGCGTACATCAGGTGGCTCTTCACCAAGTCCTACGAGACAGATAGCTTTTAGCACCCAGAACAAAACAAGGCAGCTGATAAACCGTCACTAAGAAGAAACGTCAGAGTCAAGTCAGAGCCAGAAAAGGAATGCGTGCGTTCCGCTTTCTAAATTTGACGACAACTCACCATTGCCTGCTCAATCTTGTTATCGATGGCGACAACGCTGGCACCAGATGCACTGTGGAGAGAAAGAACCAGCGTTACCCACAAGACACTTCTCTCGTGTCGGCCACATGCGTTGGATTAAGAGCCGCTCTTTAGCAATGATTCTGGAGCAAAAGCTTAACTCgccaaataaatgtgtgaatttaaTTAGCAGTTTTCTTTCAAAAGCATGAGAAGACATACAAATGTGACACAGATCTCATTTCATTTGAGGCAGTAGAACAGAAAAAGTGCTTGAGATGAAGTATTATCAATAAAAACTGACGTTATCGGAAGCAATGAATCGTCACAGacattaaatataaaactaCGTTTGTAAATGGATTTTAAAGAGTTCAAATTAAGTATTTTGCATAGACAAATTGCTGAACATTTTCCGTGGCTCCAATGACAAGGTGCGCACAGGGTGTGGCTGACGTCACGGTCAGCGATCAATGTTCATAATCAGAAAAATCCCATGATTATTTTCCGTATACAAACACGTTCTGACGAAATGAGACTGCTTATCTAAGGATCTTATCTTGCAATCCCAAATCATTCCCAATAACGCAACAATTTCTTTTTCCACCTCTCCTCAATCCAaacaagaaagagaaataaTGTCTCAAACTACGGACACAACAAAAACCCCGACCAACTTACTAAGTCACGCACACGATCCAGATCCATTTGACAGGACGGTGACAAGAAAGAACATCGTGAGCAGAGAACATAATTATGTGTCCAAACGGAACCAATGGAACACACGCGTGGAAAGACATCTGCACAAAGTGCCACCTGAATCCACCCGTCAGTGAGTTAGCCCGGAGGTGGGGGGTggcgccccccaccccccccccccccccaaaatggtCAGCTGGCGTCAAGAGAGCAAACTGACACCAACACGATGAATTCCTTGGCTTGAAACAATGAGACAGAGAGTTCAAGATATCCTCAGCCCACAATAACCTACAAGAACCGACACGTGCCACAGAGTacacaggaagaaaacacagagtacacaggacaaaaacacagaaataaattacagagtgcacaggaagaaaacacagagtacacaggaagaaaacacagagtacacaggacaaaaacacagaaatcaatTACAGAGTgcacaggaagaaaacacagagtacacagaaataaatcactGAGTAAAAAGAAAGAACTCACCGAGTACATAGGAAGATCGCACAGAGTACACAGAAAGAAATCACAGAGTACACAGAAAGAACTCACTGAGTATGTGTTGGCAGGGATTACACGCATCCAGCGCACCCAAACAATTACGCGGGTCACACCAAACATCCATCTGAGCAGACGGGCTATAAACGAATTCACCTGCAGCAGCGCGTCCTGTAGGACGTCAGGCGCCCCGCGTAGGTCGGCGAGCTCCCCGGCGAGCACGGCAGACTGTAGCTCATCCCGAAGCTCATCCCGCAGCGCATGTTACTGTGTGGGCTCAAGTGTTGCTGCTGCGAAACTCCACTGAGTTCTAAACGCAGACGCTTCTCGATTGAGACGGAGCTGCACGCGTTTAAAAGCACGCTTGGTCACGTGGTAACAACCCACGGGGGCGGAGTCAGTATCTACCcccccagtttttttttttttacttctttaaAAGACTCTAAATCTTGTCATCTGCAACATACAGAGCTTTCAATAAAGTCAGCTTGTTTCATTACTGATCTGAACacagagcattaaaaaaatgggAACACCAGCAAGGTAAAAAATGACTTGCAGTCGACAAGAAGTGTCTCCACTCTGCTGTTCAACCATAAGGACAAGAGCAAAGCGAGAAAACATTCCTCCCTTTGAACGTTGCATTTTGACATCTGGGgttaaaaatgaagaaaagacaaCAAGCCGTGCTGAAGTTGGGCCAAAGTATCTTTCGGTCAGAGTCACAACTAATTTTTGTTTTGCCGGTGTCCAAGTTAAACGAGGAAGATTGAACATTTTATTCAAAGAGGAAGACGTGTGCTGGTTTATGTAAGGGTCGCTCGCTGTGTTAACCTGAACCAATGCCTTTCCCCGAAGACGACAGCAATGCACACACAGTCCCCCCCAAACAAGTCTCCAGGACCACAAGACACTACATTCCAGCTCGGGACACCTCCGGCCCCGAGGTGTCCCGAGGTGAGACATCTGTGTCCGAGTCACCATCACGCTGTTCCAGCACAGTCGAGTTCCTCGCTGAGCGCTGGTTATCAAAACAGTTTCATGGCAGCTAAAGAGAGCTTTGCTTTCAGATGCATGTTGACCTGCTTCACCAAGCTCTGCAGTCCCTATTAGAAAGATGCAGTTCACCCGCTGCACCAGACGAGGTCGCCATAGGCTCTGAGCATTCACGAGAAAATGCTCAGCGCGGCTTCAGGTTTAGTGATGTCACCAAGAACGCTATGATTTCACTGGGTAGGCTGGAATTAGTTTGATTCAAACTTAAATGCGGAATGAGCAACAGTCATCTCTGATCTTTCTCCGGTGTAAATTATCGTCTGTGGTTCTTATTTACAGAGGACAGTTTCGCTATTATCACCGGCTTGTAGTGCCGGGAAAAAAAAGCTATAAATAAGcatggaaatgaaatgttttgtgaaaGACCCAGAGAACTGAAAGCGCCTTCTCCGTTTGGCTTCCTGACTTCTGAGAAAATAACTGTACGACACTTCGATTTAGAATCACCCAGTCTGAACAAGAGAGACTTGTGTTTTAGAAAGACTCCAAAGGAAACCGTGCGTAGTTTGCAGGGATAAAGATCGTAATAAAGTCCTCTGGAACCTCTCTCAGGATATTCTGTTCATTTAAATCTGACTGAATCAGTGATGAGTAGGGAAGGCGCCAGCTGACAAAGACCTTCCTTGGAAGCGGAACAACTCACACTCTCTCCTGTTATATAAAGCAGAAGCTTGAACACAAACACCTCGACCTTAATATGTCACGATGTGATGCACTCAAAGGAAGCAGCCTGTCCTCTCTGAGGTCAAGGACACCTATAACAGACTGTTTAGTCAAATGAAATGGATAACAGGGAGCAATGAGGGGAAAATCAAGGCAACGATAAAGTGAATTCTGGTCCCAGGGGATAATCATTGTTAATCCATTAGATTACAGAAAGCCTCGTTATTCCAGAAGCTACATAAACTCTAGTAGGGATGTTTGTGAATGGCCACTGTACCGCTCCTAGAACTTATGAAGGAATGATTGATGGACAAGCCAGCGTGTCACATGACCATCAAACTGCATAAGCAAACACAGCGGGGGGTTAATCTGGGTTACGGGTCTTCCAGCCTCAAATGttagaaaaaagagaaataaaaaaatagaaaggtTTAAAAACAGGATCGTAGTCAAAAATGTCAACTGTCTGAAACGGAGAGTTCGAGGATGAAATGTGTAGCCAGCACAACGCTTTGGGAGCCTTTTAACAGCGCTTAATGTTGCCCTGATACAGGACCGCCTTTGAGATATTAGGTCTGTTAAGATGATGATCTCTGTTCATCAACTCTTCCCTGCACTCAAAAACAGCTGTCAAATTTGAGATCAGAGAGTTGCACAATGCCAAGTCCCATCACGTCCAACAAACTTTCTGCTGTTAGCAGAAGTTTGCCGGAGGACCTTCTGTACAGTAGCTGAATGACTCATTGAACACTGTGTACTTCACTTTTGCATGCCTCTCAAAGACCTAGGGACTGGGCGAAGTCAACACAGAACGTTTTTTTGTAAGCATGTGTGTACGCGCGTCTTTATCGATTGAATGGAAAGAAGAATTTCTTTGGGTCATCTCTTTCCTATTGGCACAGTAAAACTGCAGCTTACCCATGTTCAGGTTTCCTCCTCCCCCTTATATAATAACGAAATATTTGTTTCCGACTCAAACATCTGGTCTGGATCGAACGACTGGGACTGGCCGAGCGTGGGGCCACCGATCCAGGCGTCCGTCGTCGGAATACAAATATCTGCCTTTTCTTTGTTGTCCACGATCATAAAGTTGATCATTATGTACCGAGCGCAGTAaaagggctgctgctgctctacacgGAGCCAATCTGAGCCCCACAATGATTCCATTCAAGCCGACCAACAAACAGCCTTCCTGGAATGTTCACAAATGCAGCGTGTAACTTGTAATTTAGTGAAGCCAAGCAAAACCTCTCGCTTGCCGCCGATGAAAGATGAGCTGTTCACAAGACCGATGTTTATAAATTGCACCAAAATGACCACCTCTCCTTCACCAAATAAGAGATGAATCGTTAAACCAAGTATTGAGTTGACTAACAGACCTCTAGTTTTTATTTGAAGGGTGCTGAACAGTCGAGGATATACACtattgtgattgtgattgtgaccagGCTATTCAGATTACTCACATTTGCAAGTCGATTTAAAGGCCAGGTTATAAATATAATTGGTCTCGGACGTTTCTTTACAGAAAATGTGCAGTTGACAGCAGATGAGAGGGAAGCTTGTTGACTAGTTTATTTATAATGAGAAGCATTATTCTTTattagaagaacaaaaaaagttatttaaatgcTAATATTGCTGTGCACTAAAATTCAGCAATAATCAACATGGCCGAGCAGCTTCCAATGTAAAGTCTGTGTTGTGCTGTAAAATGAACGCATACGTCTAACGAACAAACAGTTGAATATCATAAAGAAAAACTGATGTAAAAAGCGATGCTGATGCATTACATTAAGAAAGTAGCTGACTTGTAATTGAAGTAGATTTgatgccaaaaaaaataaactttcaaaTAAACATCAGCTGGTTGTAATAAAGTCGTGTGATGTGCTGCTCAGCtgagtttttatattttattttgacaaagcAATCCTTTTCCCTTAAACTGTTtgcatgcaccccccccccttagctTCCAACAAGTCTTACCTTGCAGAAGAGGAGGCTTAGAGACAAAGGAAGGTGTAATGTGGGTTCCCTCAATATTTGAATGAAGCGGCACTTTgtcactgagcccccccccccccccccccccgggcaaaCAAGCGCTGGATGGGGAACAAACAAATTTAAGCCCCTTTGCCAGCCCTAGCAAGACACACTCATCCAACAGGTTCCAATTTAACATCAACAGGTCAAATTAAACTGGCACCAATTTTCCTGCTTCCCTATTAAACCCCAAATAACATTGCATGTCCCTAAATCACCGAACAGCGACTTGTTTTCAAGGAGTTCTCTTATCGCGTTATCATTAACGACTTGACAAACCACCCACAGATTCAATATAAAAGGACTTGATtgacaaatgtgttttcaacTTCACTCAAGTTCAAGTTTTTTTTGCCACCGTTTGTTGGCAGCCGGTTTATTATCTGTGGCAGACAGTCGAGATTTAAAAGCCTCCATGGCAACAAGAGAGGACATAAAAGAAAGCTGCAACCAATTCAATCCACATAAacaaggatttatttatttattgttgtacatattatgtgtctttttaatttattattgtgcatctgtggagtaatttatttttatttgtattgttaaatgtcgatgatttatgtaccaaggactttcaacggaaacaagaccgcaagggcttttttgaaatgctcctcttagacaggatatttgactgtatttgtactgtaatacatgctactgtgtgactgtacttgtactctaacatactatctaataaatatattcatcatcatcattcattatTAGTTATTTGACAGATATTCAAAGTTTTAGAATAAATCTATAGATAATTTTGAAAAAAGGACAGGcagcataaatatatatatatatatatatatatatatattaaagcaATTAATTTATTCTTCAAAAATACCTGCTCCGCCTTGATAAAATTTGATGCCATTTACTCTTCTTACTTCACTCCAAAGGTAACATTTACTTGAGGCTTGCCCTATAAGAAGCAAGAGTGGCTTATAAAATTCTAAATTGGATGGTTTTACTATTCAACAGCTCCTGGAGgccagaaaaacaaaagcgtGAGAAAAACCAGAAGCGCTAGGTTAAACATAAACTACTGCATTTGTAGCCGGTGAGTGATTTAAAACCAGGTTTCCATATCTGAGAGCGTGAGAGATTTATCTGCTACCACACCCAACCAACAGCAGCTCATTGAGATTCCTCATGCGCTGGTGAGGTATTTAGATACCGCAAGTTTAAAGGGCCCAGGCTCCGTATTTCAACACAGCAGCTGTAAGCTGGGTCAAAACGCCAGGCTTTAAGACGGGGCGAGCTTGTGTACACATTACAGCCGCATCAGCTGGAAAGAGAAACTGTGTAAACAGCCTTTCAAAATGTTCACATATATTATGAACAGCCTGACTGGTAAACCGCTCCTTACAAGTGCTGTCTTATAACCAGCGTTGACCAACATCCATTAGCAATACTCTTATTTTTCATGAAACAATTGTGCTAACTGAGCTTTCTGATCCCAACTTGCACCAAAAACAACTACAGGGAGCAATTCAGGGCTGTGAACCAGAGCGACACCATGTCTGCCTCTCATCCATTCCTGCCACACCACGGCAGATGAATACATCATTTGCGGCTGAGGTGTCCTTTTGACAATAAGTTGGATTCAGTGGTTTAAATACGGTTCCCGAAAGCTATTTTTCCAACTTTTCTCAGATGCCTTTTAATAGATGAAACCTAAAATGTCAATTCTATGAGGGTAACGAGGTTTTTCATGCGATTCTTGAATCACAATGAAGGGCTCGTGTTTTCATTTCTGATCCCATCAGTAGCCTGTGTCTATTTAACTTAACTTATCTAGATAGATTGAATTACCTCAAAGCTGAAATTGTATCAGGCCACAGAAAAACGCAGAATGGGTGGGTAACAAATATTATAAAAAATTGTATTTTCCTGTCTGTGTAGCATTTTAAACAAACAGACTCCTGAAAAATGTATgtcaaaataataacaaatgtattattattgttcaatACTGAACAAGAAATCTGTCCTCTCAGGATTGCTATTGCCAGTGATTTAGCTGCCCGGTGCTGGTTGCAGTCAGGTTGGGGGACACTGTGGAACAGACCCCATGGCAAAAAAAGGGACGTGACCCTGCGCACGGGCCAAGCCCGCTGTCACGCCTGAGTCAGACAAAGTTCAGCTGTGAGGCTAACCGCCACTGACAAGCTAACCCCACCCAGTCTCCTTTGAGAGGCTGCGGCATCAGGACAGAGAAAAAAGGGGTTTAAATCAGGTGCTTAAATGACTCAAACCGAAAGATTTGATACATGAAATCACAAGTTAGGCATTCAGGGATGTTCAACTCTGGTTTGAACACCAGCAAACATTCAAAGCCAGCAAAAGACGAGTGAAGATATGTCACACCGATATGAGCATTCTTCTACGCGGAGGGTGTTAATTTCTGCTCGGGTTACACATAATTGTTACCATGATTACCGGCGAGTGGGTATATTTCAGgatctggggggagggggggggacatgttCCGCTGGGTGGCAGCTGATGGAGTCCAGCCTCGAGCTACACACCCTATCTGCTCAATTTCACTTATCAGAGATCCGAGTTCATGGACTCAGACCTGTTAAATAAAGTGTAGAATTGTTTCGTGAAGCGTGACAACAGCAAAGTACATTCTgccacacagccccccccccccccccctcgggtctgtttctgtctcagcATGTCAGCTGTTGTGAAACACCGGCCCCGTCACTCCACAGCGACTTTGTCGGAAAGCTGATGGAGCATGCCAGGCGACTGCATAGGTTAAATCTGAAAAGATCGTCCCTGTTATTATCTAGCATTACTGCAAACTGGTTACACGCAGCTGTACTTCCATAAACATTTCTCATCCACTAACGTGCTTTGATTTAGAGCCAAGGCTTTTCACAGTTGTTTCTGTGCCCTTTGCCTGGGAATCCCAATCTCTGTGCAGAGAAAATGCTAACAGAAAACAGCAGCCAACTCTTTTAACATATCACACACACCGGGTGCCCTGACCATCCCAAGGTAAACTCTCCAGCATCTATAACTCTCTTCAGTACAGGAAGTTGCCTTTGATGGGTCCGACAAAAAGGTAGTATTGCTCAACTTGTTGGACGGTTCTTTGAGTCTCGCCGTCACATGTATTTACTCTAGTAGATAAAAAAGCCAACGCACTACCCCTTCCTCTTTTCAGCTGTTTGTGCCTGCTGGGGTTCTCCGATTCACTGCAAAGGAAGCGGTTGCAGCATACTTTCCATTGATTGGAGTTTTTTTTGGCAGGCCTCAATCTGAGCCAGAGCTGGGAGTGGCATGAGGGCAGAACAGTGCCAGAGGTAGAATGCGATTCAGTGCAGTTACAGTTAGGTATTGTACTTAAAAGACCCGTGTGTAGCATTCAGTGGGATCCAATGGCAGAAGAGAGTATAATATTCACAAGCAGTGTAGAATAAACATTTCATATCTGCAGATGGCAATGCTATCTGCAAGGTTACACGGCCCATGTTTCTATGGAAGCCCAGAATGGACAAATCTAACAAGCTGAGATGAGGGCCTTTCGGAACTGATAAACAATAATTATATtgtactaatatatatatatatatccatttaCGGTACATGTATCATGTGGATGACCTCACTGGACGGGAAGGAAGAGACGCGAAGACAAATATAACCTGATTCAAGTGAAAAAGCAATGTACCATTCATTTCAGCAATACTGTTTAAAATGACTGAACGAAATGTTATCAACCAAGTCAACCCAGTTTGAATGATTTATGCTCATTTTCTTGCaaaagcctgggggggggggggggcagtagaaaAGTTTGAC
Proteins encoded in this window:
- the LOC137899103 gene encoding zinc finger protein 271-like gives rise to the protein MSSFEFLGNVVKKRLTAPEEDIFGKVEKTAAKDEEIYRQHGLLGRSLRPELKLRRIDRPQRRVCKEEEEEVPADQQLWNQEVKSSMKQEDPELPHLKEEPEELLTSQEREQLVLTQETNVVMLTPTHEKNDQSEDQTLYMKDEDGAAETESGVNMPIIISVVGAADFDLLISNSSHVSVSRDEGGETSRTDVEIEPQFQTQGRNNTSKKPYVCTLCNKGYTKHTSLKVHMRIHTGEKPYECKTCGKQFIRKSGLKVHMRIHTGEKPYECKTCGKQFIQKSGLKVHMRIHTGEKPFDCKTCGKQFIQKSGLKVHMRIHTGEKPFDCKTCGKQFRWKGHFIGHMRIHTGEKPFDCKTCGKQFIQKSDLKVHMRIHTGEKPFDCKTCGKQFRWKGHFIGHMRIHTGEKPFDCKTCGKQFRDKSNFITHMRIHTGEKPFDCKTCGKQFIQKSDLKVHMRIHTGEKPYECKTCGKQFRWKGHFIGHMRIHTGEKPFDCKTCGKQFRDKSNFITHMRIHTGEKPFDCKTCGKQFIQKSGLKVHMRIHTGEKPFDCKTCGKQFRWKGHFIGHMRIHTGEKPFDCKTCGKQFIQKSDLKVHMRIHTGEKPYECKTCGKQFRWKGHFIGHMRIHTGEKPFDCKTCGKQFRDKSNFITHMRIHTGEKPCIQNGQIQ